One window from the genome of Lysobacter helvus encodes:
- a CDS encoding tetratricopeptide repeat protein, protein MKQGMPWVLGAMLCACSAQATTEPQSLERITARLDESGGMGGSIQDVPAALDAWLAAHPDSSDAWIQYARYYLKAGYISGDTFAHGTFERAADALDRAGKLAPQDPNVDVLRGHLLTNMGRLDDADAALARAQARGGDANPWLRINRGNLRLEQDRWQDAMQECDIAATRKDLSAGQRLAADQCRIQAYRWKGDADTAERIYRDAMAYAGDNAWHHGNFAQFLLCSRDNPKAAVEEARRARALMDYGIAQATEGAALTRLWSMQVSADEPDAEATYEAAAKTVRDPVDAYIDMCGPFPYGQGVAREAFLTGRMAARSVPDAIQRAAEAGERGDRDGLFGVYRMQVKSQGRSAGIQYLSSELDYRDPRNLSLSISPEVQEDWRINFGPGPEQILLGKEIYVIGEPRRVRIDFMADGKPTGKYYYQTQLAVESSFSIMSPEIPPARPQHFAHPEK, encoded by the coding sequence ATGAAGCAAGGAATGCCATGGGTGCTGGGCGCGATGCTGTGCGCCTGTTCGGCGCAAGCCACGACCGAACCGCAGTCCCTCGAACGCATCACCGCGCGCCTGGACGAATCGGGCGGCATGGGCGGTTCGATCCAGGACGTGCCCGCCGCGCTCGATGCCTGGCTGGCGGCGCATCCCGATTCGTCGGACGCCTGGATCCAGTACGCGCGCTACTACCTCAAGGCCGGCTACATCAGTGGCGACACGTTCGCGCACGGCACCTTCGAACGCGCCGCGGACGCGCTGGACCGCGCCGGGAAACTCGCGCCGCAAGATCCGAACGTCGATGTGCTGCGCGGCCATCTCCTCACGAACATGGGGCGCCTGGACGACGCCGACGCCGCACTCGCGCGCGCGCAAGCGCGCGGCGGCGATGCCAATCCCTGGTTGCGCATCAACCGCGGCAACCTCCGCCTCGAACAGGACCGCTGGCAGGACGCGATGCAGGAGTGCGACATCGCCGCCACGCGCAAGGACCTCAGCGCGGGCCAACGGCTGGCCGCCGACCAATGCCGCATCCAGGCGTACCGTTGGAAGGGCGACGCGGACACCGCCGAGCGCATCTACCGCGACGCCATGGCCTACGCGGGCGACAACGCCTGGCACCACGGCAACTTCGCGCAGTTCCTGCTGTGTTCGCGCGACAACCCGAAGGCGGCCGTCGAGGAAGCCCGGCGCGCCCGCGCGCTGATGGATTACGGCATTGCGCAGGCGACCGAGGGCGCTGCGCTCACGCGCCTGTGGTCGATGCAGGTGAGCGCGGACGAACCGGACGCGGAAGCGACGTACGAAGCGGCGGCGAAGACGGTGCGCGACCCGGTCGACGCGTACATCGACATGTGCGGTCCATTTCCCTACGGGCAGGGCGTCGCGCGCGAGGCGTTCCTGACGGGCCGCATGGCGGCGCGCTCGGTGCCGGACGCGATCCAGCGCGCGGCCGAAGCGGGCGAACGCGGCGACCGCGACGGCCTGTTCGGCGTGTACCGCATGCAGGTGAAATCGCAGGGCCGCAGCGCGGGCATCCAGTACCTGAGTTCCGAGCTCGACTATCGCGACCCGCGCAACCTGTCGCTGTCGATCTCGCCGGAAGTGCAGGAAGACTGGCGCATCAACTTCGGCCCCGGGCCGGAACAGATCCTCCTCGGCAAGGAGATCTACGTGATCGGCGAACCGCGCCGCGTGCGCATCGATTTCATGGCCGACGGCAAGCCGACGGGGAAGTACTACTACCAGACGCAACTGGCGGTGGAATCGTCCTTCTCGATCATGTCGCCCGAGATTCCGCCGGCGCGGCCGCAGCATTTCGCGCATCCGGAGAAGTGA
- a CDS encoding YkgJ family cysteine cluster protein: MSTPHPDTYLDAPDTGVAADCAHCDAVCCRLTVVVQPEDRIPGHLLEERDGLTVMARDEEGWCVALDGARMCCSIYEGRPEVCRRFAMDGPYCRAIRTDYTERRARGIELILH, encoded by the coding sequence ATGTCGACCCCCCACCCGGATACCTACCTCGACGCCCCCGACACGGGTGTCGCCGCCGATTGTGCCCACTGCGATGCGGTCTGCTGCCGTCTCACCGTGGTGGTCCAGCCCGAGGATCGCATCCCCGGACACCTGCTCGAGGAGCGCGACGGCCTGACCGTCATGGCGCGCGACGAGGAGGGCTGGTGCGTGGCCCTCGATGGCGCGCGCATGTGCTGCTCGATCTACGAAGGCCGTCCCGAGGTCTGTCGCCGATTCGCCATGGATGGCCCGTATTGCCGCGCGATCCGCACCGATTACACGGAACGGCGCGCACGCGGCATCGAACTCATCCTGCATTGA
- a CDS encoding DUF5694 domain-containing protein, which produces MRGVNGRFALALAAATLVASVACIAAPAQATDPQPDADFLFVGSFHMNNPGRDVHNTHADDVLSAKRQREIAEVARLIARFKPTKIMVEADTTSQAKLDQSFAQSCQGKRPLTRNETEQLGFRIACDQKLKGVVAVDWNDMGPIKDEASVDFPAAIERHGQQAQYERDKAIGKAVNDVDQHTLDTGTIGDMLLRLNSPEWLRANAQAYFRIGLYGTEEDAIGRNWDMLWYGRNLTIFNNIVRRTEPGDRVLVLYGAGHGNWLRQLATDSGKYRVEDTQRWLKDDAPTQ; this is translated from the coding sequence ATGCGTGGAGTGAATGGACGTTTTGCGCTGGCGCTCGCCGCCGCGACCCTGGTGGCCTCCGTCGCGTGCATCGCGGCGCCCGCGCAGGCCACGGACCCGCAGCCCGACGCGGATTTCCTGTTCGTCGGCAGCTTCCACATGAACAACCCGGGCCGCGACGTGCACAACACGCACGCCGACGACGTGCTCAGTGCCAAGCGCCAACGCGAGATCGCCGAGGTCGCACGCCTGATCGCGCGGTTCAAGCCGACGAAGATCATGGTGGAAGCCGACACCACGTCGCAGGCGAAACTGGATCAATCGTTCGCGCAGTCGTGCCAAGGCAAGCGCCCGCTGACGCGCAACGAAACCGAGCAACTCGGCTTCCGCATTGCGTGCGACCAGAAACTGAAGGGCGTGGTGGCCGTCGACTGGAACGACATGGGCCCGATCAAGGACGAGGCGAGCGTCGATTTCCCGGCCGCCATCGAGCGCCATGGCCAGCAGGCGCAATACGAACGCGACAAGGCGATCGGCAAGGCTGTGAACGACGTGGACCAGCACACGCTCGACACCGGCACGATCGGCGACATGCTGCTGCGGCTCAATTCACCCGAATGGCTGCGCGCGAATGCGCAGGCCTACTTCCGCATCGGCCTTTACGGCACCGAGGAAGATGCGATCGGCCGGAACTGGGACATGCTCTGGTACGGCCGCAACCTCACGATCTTCAACAACATCGTGCGCCGCACCGAACCCGGTGACCGCGTGCTGGTGCTCTACGGCGCGGGCCACGGCAACTGGTTGCGCCAGCTGGCGACCGATTCGGGCAAGTACCGCGTGGAAGACACGCAGCGCTGGCTGAAGGACGACGCGCCGACGCAGTGA
- a CDS encoding tetratricopeptide repeat protein, with protein MKQAIGWLLASMVCACTAVEPPPPIESLASITARMDVPGGAGRSLEGIPAALDAWLKQHPDSAEAWIQYARYHLKSGHRYGRVYEDDALVAAYNALDRAEKLAPGDPDIDTVRGHVVDLLGWTDDAETIFARAEQHGADASPWFRLYRAEFHQHQGRTTDAKRDCDNVAARKNLSPLQRLVADECRRDAYWAQGDLAMTEHLFRQQLLYADDDAWLHGNFAQFLLCERDDPKSALVEVRRARALMDYGIARKTEAAAQVRAWSMQLAEGASTVAAATFDAASKLSPQPVEAYLSACYESPATRDLVRKAIKAGVLPDASEVDAISAAMYAEEHRDNSNLLGVYRMRVQSQAREGDVLMLGSAPDARGADGLTLWVTDDVQAQWRKTYGTSADKALMGQEIRVIGEPHRIRIDTGGTPATYATRMRVDAPQSILWAGDKPEATR; from the coding sequence ATGAAGCAGGCGATCGGCTGGCTGCTGGCCAGCATGGTGTGTGCATGCACGGCGGTCGAACCGCCCCCACCCATCGAATCCCTCGCCAGCATCACGGCCCGCATGGATGTCCCCGGCGGCGCCGGCAGATCGCTGGAAGGCATCCCCGCAGCGCTGGATGCCTGGCTCAAGCAGCATCCGGACTCGGCCGAGGCCTGGATCCAGTACGCCCGGTACCACCTCAAGTCCGGACATCGCTACGGTCGCGTCTACGAGGACGATGCACTCGTCGCGGCCTACAACGCGCTCGATCGCGCCGAGAAACTCGCGCCGGGTGATCCGGACATCGATACCGTCCGCGGCCACGTCGTCGACCTGCTGGGCTGGACGGACGATGCCGAAACGATCTTCGCGCGCGCCGAACAGCACGGCGCCGACGCCAGCCCGTGGTTCCGCCTGTATCGCGCCGAGTTCCACCAGCACCAGGGCCGCACCACCGATGCCAAGCGCGATTGCGACAACGTCGCGGCGCGCAAGAACCTGAGCCCGCTGCAGCGCCTGGTCGCCGACGAATGCCGTCGCGATGCGTACTGGGCGCAAGGCGACCTGGCCATGACGGAGCACTTGTTCCGCCAGCAGCTCCTGTACGCCGACGATGACGCCTGGCTGCATGGCAACTTCGCGCAATTCCTGTTGTGCGAACGCGACGATCCGAAGTCGGCGCTGGTCGAAGTGCGGCGCGCACGCGCGCTGATGGACTACGGCATCGCGCGCAAGACGGAGGCAGCCGCGCAGGTGCGCGCGTGGTCGATGCAGCTCGCCGAGGGCGCAAGCACGGTCGCAGCGGCCACGTTCGATGCAGCGAGCAAGCTCTCGCCGCAACCGGTCGAAGCCTACCTGTCGGCCTGCTACGAAAGCCCGGCAACGCGCGACCTGGTGCGCAAGGCCATCAAGGCCGGCGTGTTGCCCGATGCGTCGGAGGTGGATGCGATCAGCGCCGCGATGTATGCCGAGGAGCACCGCGACAATTCGAACCTGCTCGGCGTCTACCGCATGCGCGTGCAGTCGCAGGCGCGCGAAGGCGATGTCCTGATGCTCGGCTCGGCGCCGGACGCACGCGGTGCCGACGGCCTGACGTTGTGGGTGACCGACGATGTGCAGGCCCAATGGCGCAAGACCTACGGCACCAGCGCGGACAAGGCGTTGATGGGCCAGGAGATCCGCGTCATCGGCGAACCGCACCGCATCCGGATCGACACGGGCGGCACGCCGGCCACCTACGCGACCCGCATGCGGGTGGATGCGCCGCAGTCGATCCTGTGGGCGGGCGACAAGCCGGAAGCGACACGCTGA
- a CDS encoding GNAT family N-acetyltransferase: MAAITDWTTPPTLRGTHVGLEPLAMAHVPGLQDAVEDGRLYDLWYTNVPEAKDVEAFVAGALEKQAGGTQLAFAVRDANGRVVGTTRYYEIEPNTPRLQIGYTWYAASVQRTGLNTEAKLLLLGHAFDVLRCASVGLQTSWFNHASRAAIARLGAKEEGITRNHVRHRDGTLRDTVNFSILDTEWACVKRNLQARMAKHA, translated from the coding sequence ATGGCTGCGATCACCGACTGGACCACGCCGCCGACCCTGCGCGGCACGCACGTGGGCCTGGAACCGCTGGCGATGGCGCACGTGCCCGGCCTGCAGGACGCCGTCGAGGATGGCCGCCTGTATGACCTCTGGTACACCAACGTGCCCGAAGCGAAGGACGTGGAGGCTTTCGTCGCCGGCGCGCTGGAGAAGCAGGCCGGCGGCACGCAGCTCGCCTTCGCGGTGCGCGATGCCAACGGCCGCGTCGTCGGCACCACGCGCTACTACGAGATCGAACCCAACACGCCGCGCCTGCAGATCGGCTACACCTGGTACGCCGCGAGCGTGCAGCGCACCGGCCTGAACACCGAAGCCAAGCTGTTGCTGCTCGGGCATGCGTTCGACGTACTGCGTTGCGCGTCGGTGGGCCTGCAGACGAGCTGGTTCAACCATGCCTCGCGCGCGGCCATCGCGCGCCTGGGCGCGAAGGAAGAAGGCATCACGCGCAACCACGTGCGCCATCGCGACGGCACGCTGCGCGACACGGTCAACTTCTCCATCCTCGATACCGAATGGGCGTGCGTGAAGCGCAACCTGCAGGCCCGCATGGCGAAGCACGCATGA
- a CDS encoding phosphatidylinositol-specific phospholipase C domain-containing protein, producing MFRLSMRHAGAALALSCLACLPVGQAAAHWDNAYYHDYDDLPLQSRWMATLDDKTPLSMITLPGTHGSAARHGGWIVENQTLTIPQQLNAGIRFLDLRTRHYRNNLYLHHGAFYQHQKLDDALNAVVRFLRENPTETVLVRVKDDEHTAAGNTRSFRETIYNYYFNYKHHFAIGAKENAPLGSLRGKMVMLRNYTVTDRDPFEGIGFREHLERQDAFHLRTNWDLYGKWEKVKAHINHANHFNTNGQAVTPFINFLSGSGGAFPYFVASGHSDPRTGAPALVTGKATPFFNDWPDFPRGACLLWFCTIYFEGTNTLTKHYLNNNAHIQYAGIVAADFPGSGLIHSVVQVNRTNRLMVSANNGQCLDIEGGVRNGGNLITWPCHGGANQRFTFRHGRILVGGLCLQVEGFPFVRQGAHVRARPCSPYVEQQWGVANDGTIRSMLSGAHRCLDLIVEDRNRVGLWGCHAPSPDQQFRTRVR from the coding sequence ATGTTCCGACTTTCGATGCGCCATGCCGGCGCCGCGCTGGCGTTGTCGTGCCTGGCGTGCCTGCCCGTCGGGCAGGCCGCCGCCCACTGGGACAACGCCTACTACCACGACTACGACGACCTCCCCTTGCAAAGCCGCTGGATGGCGACGCTCGACGACAAGACGCCGCTCAGCATGATCACCCTCCCGGGGACGCATGGGTCCGCCGCGCGTCACGGCGGGTGGATCGTCGAGAACCAGACGTTGACGATCCCGCAGCAGCTCAATGCGGGGATCCGGTTTTTGGACCTGCGCACGCGGCACTACCGCAACAATCTGTACCTGCACCACGGTGCCTTCTACCAGCACCAGAAGCTGGACGATGCGTTGAACGCCGTCGTGCGGTTCCTGCGAGAAAACCCGACCGAGACCGTGCTGGTCCGCGTCAAGGACGACGAACACACCGCGGCGGGCAATACGCGTTCGTTCCGGGAGACGATCTACAACTACTACTTCAACTACAAACACCACTTCGCCATTGGCGCGAAGGAGAACGCGCCGCTGGGATCGCTGCGCGGGAAAATGGTGATGCTGCGGAACTACACCGTCACGGACCGCGACCCGTTCGAGGGAATCGGCTTCAGGGAGCACCTGGAACGACAGGACGCGTTCCACCTCCGCACGAACTGGGACTTGTACGGAAAGTGGGAGAAGGTGAAGGCCCACATCAACCACGCGAACCATTTCAACACCAACGGCCAGGCCGTCACGCCCTTCATCAATTTCCTGTCGGGCTCGGGCGGTGCGTTCCCGTATTTCGTCGCCAGCGGGCACAGCGATCCGCGCACGGGGGCGCCCGCCCTGGTGACGGGCAAGGCGACGCCGTTCTTCAACGACTGGCCCGACTTCCCTCGCGGTGCGTGCCTGCTGTGGTTCTGCACCATCTACTTCGAAGGCACCAACACGCTCACGAAGCATTACCTCAACAACAACGCGCACATCCAGTACGCCGGCATCGTCGCGGCCGACTTCCCCGGTTCGGGCCTGATCCATTCCGTCGTGCAGGTCAACCGCACCAACCGGTTGATGGTAAGCGCCAACAACGGTCAATGCCTGGACATCGAAGGCGGCGTGCGCAACGGCGGCAACCTGATCACGTGGCCCTGCCACGGTGGTGCGAACCAGCGCTTCACCTTCCGCCACGGCCGGATCCTGGTGGGCGGGCTGTGCCTGCAGGTGGAGGGCTTTCCCTTTGTCCGGCAGGGGGCGCATGTCCGCGCCAGGCCGTGCTCGCCTTACGTGGAGCAGCAGTGGGGCGTGGCGAACGACGGGACGATCCGCAGCATGCTGTCCGGCGCCCATCGCTGCCTCGACCTGATCGTGGAAGACCGCAATCGCGTCGGCCTGTGGGGCTGCCATGCTCCCAGCCCCGACCAGCAGTTCCGGACCCGGGTCCGCTGA
- the argC gene encoding N-acetyl-gamma-glutamyl-phosphate reductase: protein MNPKLGLVGARGHVGAELIKLVAGHPHFDFAFVSSRELEGQLVADHHPAYRGDLRYIAPAHETLPAFGADAVVLALPNGKAKVCVDAFDAAGLDPVIIDLSADYRFDPAWYYGLPELTRARYQGQRRISNPGCYATAMQLAVAPMLDALDGPVQCFGVSGYSGAGTTPSDKNDPDKLRHNLMPYALTGHVHEREASTQLGHPVEFMPHVAPHFRGLTITANLHLARAFNRDDILARYRERYAAEPLVRVGDEAPWVSHIAGAQHVDVGGFTLSEDGRRLVVVATEDNLLKGAATQALQNLNLAFGFDEFAGIPLETHA, encoded by the coding sequence ATGAACCCGAAGCTCGGACTCGTCGGCGCGCGCGGCCATGTCGGCGCGGAACTGATCAAGCTGGTCGCGGGCCATCCGCATTTCGACTTCGCGTTCGTGTCCTCGCGCGAACTGGAAGGGCAGTTGGTCGCGGACCACCATCCTGCGTATCGCGGCGACCTGCGCTACATCGCGCCGGCGCATGAAACGCTGCCCGCGTTCGGCGCCGATGCGGTCGTGCTCGCGCTGCCGAACGGCAAGGCGAAGGTGTGCGTGGATGCGTTCGATGCGGCGGGGCTGGATCCCGTCATCATCGATCTGTCCGCGGACTATCGCTTCGATCCGGCCTGGTATTACGGCCTGCCGGAACTCACGCGCGCCCGTTATCAGGGCCAGCGCCGCATCAGCAATCCGGGCTGCTACGCGACGGCCATGCAGTTGGCGGTCGCGCCGATGCTGGATGCGCTCGACGGCCCGGTGCAGTGCTTCGGTGTCTCCGGGTATTCCGGCGCGGGCACCACGCCGTCGGACAAGAACGATCCCGACAAGCTGCGCCACAACCTGATGCCCTACGCGTTGACCGGCCACGTGCATGAGCGCGAGGCCAGCACGCAGCTCGGCCATCCGGTGGAATTCATGCCGCACGTCGCGCCGCATTTCCGCGGCCTGACGATCACGGCGAACCTGCACCTGGCGCGTGCCTTCAACCGCGACGACATCCTCGCGCGTTACCGCGAACGCTACGCCGCCGAACCCCTCGTGCGCGTCGGCGACGAAGCGCCGTGGGTCAGCCACATCGCGGGCGCGCAACACGTCGACGTCGGTGGCTTCACCTTGTCGGAGGACGGCCGACGCCTGGTCGTCGTCGCCACGGAAGACAACCTGCTGAAGGGCGCCGCCACGCAGGCGCTGCAGAACCTCAACCTCGCCTTCGGTTTCGACGAATTCGCCGGCATTCCCCTGGAGACGCACGCATGA
- the argH gene encoding argininosuccinate lyase yields the protein MSDLLWQKPGVTVDSGIQAFLAGDDVILDREFFQHDIVASRAHAQGLQRIGVLSADELVVLERELATLAEDFRSGAFVLDETFEDGHSAIEARLTERLGDTGRRIHTGRSRNDQVLVATRLWLKEKLERVQALCREVATVALDRAGAEQGIPMPGYTHLQRAVVSSVGMWWAGWAEAFIDNARRAADTLAWVDANPLGTAAGYGVNLPLARDHATQALGFGRLQVSPLYAQLSRGKFELAALEALNSAMLDLRRLAWDLSLFTSAEFGFVRLPSQYTTGSSIMPNKRNPDVVELMRGTYASVAAARTEIEHLLSLPGGYHRDLQITKGALFHGFGKGLGALSLLPDLLRNLDWNSERMQAALEPSMYATDLAVDLAKQGMPFRDAYKQAADPARWSAGDPQESLAARTSPGGAGDLRLKDLRDRLGG from the coding sequence ATGAGCGACCTGTTGTGGCAGAAGCCGGGCGTCACCGTGGACTCGGGCATCCAGGCGTTCCTCGCAGGCGACGACGTGATCCTGGATCGTGAATTCTTCCAGCACGACATCGTCGCCAGCCGCGCGCACGCGCAGGGCCTGCAGCGCATCGGCGTGCTGTCGGCGGACGAACTGGTGGTGCTGGAGCGCGAACTCGCCACGCTCGCGGAGGATTTCCGCAGCGGCGCGTTCGTGCTCGACGAGACGTTCGAAGACGGCCATTCCGCCATCGAAGCGCGCCTCACCGAACGCCTCGGCGACACCGGCCGCCGCATCCACACTGGCCGCAGCCGCAACGACCAGGTGCTCGTCGCCACGCGCCTGTGGCTGAAGGAAAAACTCGAACGCGTGCAGGCGTTGTGCCGCGAAGTCGCCACGGTTGCGCTGGATCGTGCAGGAGCGGAGCAGGGCATTCCGATGCCCGGCTACACGCATCTGCAACGTGCCGTCGTTTCGTCCGTCGGCATGTGGTGGGCGGGATGGGCCGAGGCCTTCATCGACAACGCGCGTCGCGCCGCCGACACGCTCGCGTGGGTCGACGCCAATCCGCTCGGCACGGCCGCCGGGTACGGTGTCAACCTGCCGCTCGCGCGCGACCACGCGACGCAGGCGCTCGGCTTCGGCCGCCTGCAGGTGTCGCCGTTGTATGCGCAGCTTTCGCGCGGCAAGTTCGAACTCGCCGCGCTCGAAGCCTTGAACAGCGCGATGCTCGACCTGCGCCGCCTCGCGTGGGACCTGAGCCTGTTCACCAGCGCCGAGTTCGGATTCGTGCGCTTGCCGTCGCAGTACACGACGGGCAGTTCGATCATGCCGAACAAGCGCAATCCCGATGTCGTGGAGTTGATGCGCGGCACGTACGCGAGCGTCGCCGCCGCGCGCACGGAGATCGAACACCTGCTGTCGCTGCCGGGCGGTTACCACCGCGACCTGCAGATCACCAAGGGCGCGCTGTTCCATGGCTTCGGCAAGGGCCTCGGCGCGCTGTCGCTACTGCCCGACCTGCTGCGCAACCTCGACTGGAACAGCGAGCGCATGCAGGCGGCGCTCGAACCTTCGATGTACGCGACCGACCTCGCCGTGGATCTCGCGAAGCAGGGCATGCCGTTCCGCGATGCGTACAAGCAGGCGGCCGATCCTGCGCGCTGGTCCGCGGGCGATCCGCAGGAAAGCCTCGCGGCGCGCACGTCGCCGGGCGGGGCAGGGGATCTGCGACTGAAGGACCTGCGCGATCGCCTCGGGGGCTGA
- a CDS encoding acetylornithine deacetylase, translating into MLQDVLRHLDALVSFDTRNPPRHIGTGGIFDYLRAQLPGFRCTVTDHGEGAVSLLAVRGAPTRVFNVHLDTVPSSPAWSADPHALRVTADRAIGLGACDIKGAAAGLVTAANLTTGDAAFLFSSDEEANDARCIDAFLASDHGFTEAIIAEPTLCEAVLAHRGISSVLMRFKGQAGHASGPTALQASALHQAMRWGTRALDFVEGQAHQRFGGLTGLRFNIGRLEGGIKANVIAPSAEVRFGFRPLPSMAFEHLHETFGTLADPGALDRYEETFRGPSLPSGDVAIAEERRLAARDLADELGFTIGNAVDFWTEASLFSRAGLTAFVYGPGDIAQAHTADEWVALEQLQRYTESIKRILQ; encoded by the coding sequence ATGCTCCAGGACGTCCTCCGCCACCTCGACGCGCTCGTTTCCTTCGACACGCGCAACCCGCCGCGCCACATCGGCACGGGCGGGATCTTCGATTACCTGCGCGCGCAGTTGCCGGGCTTCCGCTGCACGGTCACCGACCACGGCGAAGGCGCGGTGTCGCTGCTCGCCGTGCGCGGTGCGCCGACGCGCGTGTTCAACGTGCACCTCGACACCGTGCCGTCGTCGCCGGCGTGGAGCGCGGATCCGCACGCGCTGCGCGTCACCGCCGACCGCGCGATCGGCCTTGGCGCCTGCGACATCAAGGGTGCCGCGGCGGGCTTGGTGACGGCCGCGAACCTGACGACCGGCGACGCCGCCTTCCTCTTCAGCAGCGACGAAGAAGCCAACGATGCCCGTTGCATCGATGCGTTCCTCGCCAGCGACCACGGCTTCACCGAAGCGATCATCGCCGAGCCCACGCTGTGCGAAGCGGTCCTCGCGCATCGCGGCATCAGTTCGGTGCTGATGCGCTTCAAGGGGCAGGCGGGGCACGCGTCGGGGCCGACGGCGCTGCAGGCCAGCGCATTGCACCAGGCGATGCGCTGGGGCACGCGCGCGCTGGATTTCGTCGAAGGCCAGGCGCACCAGCGCTTCGGCGGGCTGACCGGCCTGCGCTTCAACATCGGTCGCCTGGAAGGCGGCATCAAGGCGAACGTGATCGCGCCGAGCGCGGAAGTGCGCTTCGGCTTCCGCCCGCTGCCGTCGATGGCGTTCGAACACCTGCACGAAACCTTCGGCACGCTCGCCGATCCGGGCGCACTCGATCGCTACGAAGAAACCTTCCGCGGTCCGTCGCTGCCGTCGGGCGATGTCGCCATCGCAGAAGAACGCCGCCTGGCCGCGCGCGACCTCGCGGACGAACTGGGCTTCACCATCGGCAACGCGGTGGATTTCTGGACCGAAGCCTCGCTGTTCTCGCGGGCCGGCCTCACCGCGTTCGTGTACGGCCCCGGCGACATCGCGCAGGCGCACACCGCCGACGAGTGGGTCGCCCTCGAACAACTCCAGCGTTACACCGAATCGATCAAGCGCATCCTCCAATGA
- a CDS encoding acetylglutamate kinase has translation MNPAFNQHALNKHVHDPQTRQTIVRLLSSMAGAKEISQYLKRFSQLDAARFAVVKVGGAVLRDDLDALTSSLAFLQDVGLTPIVIHGAGPQLDEELTAAGIEKQTVNGLRVTSPEALAIVRRVFHSQNLKLVEALQAQDARATSIVSGVFEADYLDRHTYGLVGEVKRVDLAPINASLQAGSIPVIASLGETAGGQILNVNADFAANELVQVLQPYKIVFLTGTGGLLDDGGNVIDSINLSTEYDDLVAQPWIHGGMKVKLEQIKVLLDKLPLSSSVSITRPGELAKELFTHTGSGTLVRRGERVLTAESWDQLDLGRLRKLIESAFGRKLLPDYFERTRLHRAYVSENYRVAVILTQEDAGVYLDKFAVLDEAQGEGLGRAVWHVMREHNPRLFWRSRLGNPVNAFYAAESDGTLKQARWQVFWYGFESFDDIRACVEHCAHRPATLED, from the coding sequence ATGAATCCTGCCTTCAACCAGCACGCGCTCAACAAGCACGTCCACGATCCGCAAACGCGCCAGACCATCGTCCGCCTGCTCTCGAGCATGGCCGGCGCGAAGGAGATCTCGCAGTACCTCAAGCGCTTCTCGCAACTGGACGCGGCGCGCTTCGCCGTCGTCAAGGTGGGCGGCGCGGTGCTGCGCGACGACCTGGACGCGCTGACGTCCTCGCTCGCCTTCCTGCAGGACGTGGGCCTGACGCCGATCGTCATCCACGGCGCGGGCCCGCAGCTCGACGAGGAACTCACCGCCGCCGGCATCGAGAAGCAGACGGTGAACGGGCTGCGCGTGACGTCGCCCGAAGCGCTGGCGATCGTGCGCCGCGTGTTCCATTCGCAGAACCTCAAGCTGGTCGAAGCGCTGCAGGCGCAGGATGCGCGCGCGACGTCGATCGTGTCGGGCGTGTTCGAAGCCGATTACCTCGACCGCCACACCTACGGCCTCGTCGGCGAAGTGAAGCGCGTGGACCTCGCGCCGATCAACGCGAGCCTGCAGGCCGGTTCGATCCCCGTCATCGCGAGCCTGGGCGAAACCGCGGGCGGGCAGATCCTCAACGTCAACGCCGACTTCGCCGCCAACGAACTGGTGCAGGTGCTGCAGCCGTACAAGATCGTCTTCCTCACCGGCACCGGCGGCCTGCTGGACGACGGCGGCAACGTGATCGATTCGATCAACCTGTCCACCGAGTACGACGACCTGGTCGCGCAGCCGTGGATCCACGGCGGCATGAAGGTGAAGCTGGAACAGATCAAGGTGCTGCTCGACAAGCTGCCGTTGTCGTCGTCCGTCTCGATCACGCGGCCGGGCGAACTGGCGAAGGAACTGTTCACGCACACGGGTTCCGGCACGCTGGTGCGGCGCGGCGAGCGCGTGCTCACGGCGGAGTCGTGGGACCAGCTCGACCTGGGCCGGCTGCGCAAGCTCATCGAATCCGCCTTCGGCCGCAAGCTGCTGCCGGATTACTTCGAGCGCACGCGCCTGCATCGCGCCTACGTGAGCGAGAACTACCGCGTCGCCGTGATCCTCACGCAGGAAGACGCGGGCGTGTACCTCGACAAGTTCGCGGTGCTGGACGAAGCGCAGGGCGAGGGCCTGGGCCGCGCGGTGTGGCACGTGATGCGCGAGCATAATCCGCGCCTGTTCTGGCGCTCGCGCCTGGGCAACCCGGTCAATGCGTTCTATGCCGCGGAAAGCGACGGCACGTTGAAGCAGGCGCGCTGGCAGGTGTTCTGGTACGGCTTCGAATCGTTCGATGACATCCGCGCGTGCGTCGAACATTGCGCACACCGCCCCGCGACGCTGGAGGATTGA